Proteins encoded together in one Hemiscyllium ocellatum isolate sHemOce1 chromosome 31, sHemOce1.pat.X.cur, whole genome shotgun sequence window:
- the LOC132830350 gene encoding stromal cell-derived factor 2-like, producing MKGKMSLGGRVVLLFWRLYVFSCFWVCGLLGTSDLNYVTCGSVIKLLNTRHNVRLHSHDVKYGSGSGQQSVTGVTEADDSNSYWRIRGKSDTVCQRGNPIKCGESIRLTHINTGRNLHSHYFTSPLSGNQEVSAFGENGEGDNLDNWTVMCSGTYWERKNPVRFKHTATEVLLSITGEQYGRPINGQLEVHGMQYSNQFNSWKVMEGIFMKPVEVSRAGVEAHIEL from the exons ATGAAAGGGAAGATGAGCCTGGGAGGGAGGGTGGTTCTGTTGTTTTGGCGACTTTATGTTTTTTCCTGTTTCTGGGTGTGCGGCCTCCTGGGGACATCTGACTTGAACTATGTCACTTGTGGCTCCGTTATAAAATTATTAAACACCCGACACAATGTGAGGCTGCACTCGCACGACGTGAAGTATGGCTCAG gaagtggtcagcagtCTGTGACTGGAGTGACTGAAGCAGATGACAGTAATAGTTATTGGAGGATACGTGGAAAAAGTGACACTGTGTGCCAACGTGGAAATCCGATAAAATGTGGTGAATCTATTCGTTTGACCCATATAAACACAGGCCGTAATTTGCACAGCCATTACTTTACATCTCCATTATCAGGAAACCAG GAGGTGAGTGCATTTGGTGAGAATGGAGAAGGAGATAACCTGGATAATTGGACTGTTATGTGTAGTGGAACATATTGGGAACGAAAAAATCCAGTCAGGTTTAAACATACTGCTACAGAAGTCCTGCTGTCCATTACAGGAGAACAATATGGGCGACCAATAAATGGCCAACTTGAAGTTCATGGCATGCAGTATTCAAACCAGTTTAATTCTTGGAAAGTAATGGAAGGAATCTTTATGAAGCCTGTGGAAGTGTCAAGGGCTGGAGTGGAAGCACATATTGAACTATAA